Proteins from a single region of candidate division KSB1 bacterium:
- a CDS encoding transposase domain-containing protein: MHGVEPFAYLKDLLSRIADHPHRRVTKLLPQNWKPATSISQLARLPARWGSPNGYGKPALALINLNRAWNFSALWMVFTPLDSNNSTGGKF; encoded by the coding sequence TTGCACGGCGTCGAACCGTTTGCCTACCTCAAAGACCTGCTCAGCCGTATCGCCGACCATCCACACCGGCGCGTCACCAAGCTTTTGCCACAGAACTGGAAACCTGCCACTTCAATATCGCAACTCGCCCGCTTGCCGGCAAGATGGGGTTCACCGAACGGATACGGAAAACCAGCGCTGGCTTTGATAAACTTAAATCGCGCATGGAATTTTTCCGCTCTTTGGATGGTTTTTACTCCATTGGACTCAAACAACTCAACCGGAGGAAAATTCTAG
- a CDS encoding DUF2255 family protein yields the protein MSEFRTLIFHLSSQNPISPFSNKILTAIRDGKILGIRAGTAPHRFIGIWAVVVDDRVFVRSWSRKPRSWYRTFLQEPPGAMSDKNRFPPT from the coding sequence ATGTCGGAATTTAGGACCTTAATTTTTCATCTATCAAGTCAAAACCCGATTTCTCCTTTTTCCAACAAAATTCTAACCGCAATTCGCGACGGCAAAATTTTGGGCATTCGCGCCGGCACGGCGCCGCACCGTTTTATCGGGATCTGGGCCGTGGTGGTGGATGACCGTGTTTTCGTTCGCTCGTGGAGCCGGAAGCCGCGAAGTTGGTATCGGACTTTTCTGCAAGAGCCGCCCGGCGCCATGAGCGATAAAAATCGTTTCCCACCCACCTGA
- the serS gene encoding serine--tRNA ligase encodes MLDLKFIRENFAKVEEGVRRKNAKIELAPFPVLEEKRREFLKQAEELKALRNRVSEEIGQAKKKGADTTAKIAEMKEVGERIKALDDELKTVEDQLYQLQIRIPNLPHDSVPVGKSAEDNVVVKNWGEIPRFEFTPKPHWDLNEKLGIIDFEGGAKVAGSFFVNFKGKGAKLARALINFMLDLHIEKHGYTEVFPPVLVNRQAMFGTGQIPKLEEDMYRIEADDLFLIPTAEVPVTNLLANETLRGEELPIYYTAYTPCFRREAGAYGKDTKGLMRLHQFDKVEMVKFTRPETSYDEHEKLLQNAEEVLQLLGLPYRVLLLCSGDLSFAAAKCYDLEVWSPGVKKWLEVSSCSNFEDFQARRANIRFRPEGGGKLEYVHTLNASGLALPRTIIGIMENYQTDEGTVMVPEVLRKYMGCEIIK; translated from the coding sequence ATGTTGGACCTCAAATTCATCCGCGAAAATTTTGCAAAAGTCGAAGAAGGCGTGCGGCGGAAAAATGCGAAAATCGAGCTGGCGCCGTTTCCGGTTCTCGAAGAAAAACGCCGGGAGTTTTTGAAGCAAGCCGAGGAGTTGAAAGCGCTGCGCAATCGTGTTTCGGAGGAGATCGGCCAGGCCAAAAAGAAAGGTGCTGACACCACGGCCAAAATCGCCGAGATGAAAGAAGTCGGCGAGCGCATCAAGGCGCTGGACGATGAATTGAAAACCGTCGAGGATCAACTCTATCAGTTGCAGATTCGCATTCCCAATTTGCCGCACGACAGCGTGCCGGTGGGCAAAAGCGCCGAGGACAACGTCGTCGTCAAAAATTGGGGAGAAATTCCCCGGTTTGAATTTACGCCCAAGCCGCATTGGGATCTCAACGAGAAGCTCGGAATCATCGACTTCGAGGGCGGCGCCAAAGTCGCGGGTTCTTTCTTTGTCAATTTCAAAGGCAAAGGCGCGAAGCTGGCGCGGGCGCTGATCAATTTCATGCTCGATCTTCACATTGAGAAACACGGTTATACCGAAGTTTTCCCCCCGGTTCTGGTCAATCGCCAGGCGATGTTTGGCACCGGCCAGATTCCCAAGCTGGAAGAAGACATGTACCGCATCGAAGCCGATGATCTGTTTTTGATTCCCACCGCCGAGGTGCCGGTGACGAATCTGCTGGCGAATGAAACATTACGCGGCGAGGAACTGCCGATTTATTATACCGCCTACACGCCCTGTTTCCGCCGCGAGGCCGGGGCTTACGGAAAAGACACCAAGGGCTTGATGCGTCTGCACCAATTCGACAAAGTCGAAATGGTCAAGTTCACCAGGCCGGAAACGAGCTACGACGAGCACGAAAAACTGTTGCAAAATGCCGAAGAAGTTTTGCAGCTTCTCGGCCTGCCGTATCGCGTTTTGCTGCTGTGCAGCGGCGACCTGAGCTTTGCCGCGGCGAAGTGCTACGATCTCGAAGTCTGGTCGCCGGGCGTGAAAAAATGGCTGGAAGTTTCCTCGTGCTCGAATTTCGAGGATTTTCAAGCGCGCCGCGCCAACATCCGCTTCCGGCCCGAAGGCGGCGGTAAATTGGAATATGTGCACACGCTCAACGCCTCGGGGCTTGCCTTGCCGCGAACGATCATCGGCATCATGGAAAATTATCAAACCGACGAAGGCACGGTGATGGTGCCGGAGGTGTTGCGGAAGTATATGGGGTGTGAGATTATCAAGTGA